The [Eubacterium] siraeum genome contains a region encoding:
- the mazG gene encoding nucleoside triphosphate pyrophosphohydrolase encodes MDFEIKDKYDIDDLLEVTRILRSENGCPWDREQDHKSVRMNVLEEAYEVMEAIDADDAAMLKEELGDLLFQAVFHCEIEKERGRFEFNDICDDVTKKMIYRHPHVFGDVNVNNSDDVLKNWDKLKKKSKHQDTVADTLDSVPMVLPALMRGEKVFKRASNAGVALSGTSEAVDLVKEKLASLELAINDKNEALTEDNFGELLLSCCILSRFIKKDCEKALTFAVNKFIMRFRELESNTRSQGKTLDNLSDEQIKALFLNSD; translated from the coding sequence TTGGATTTTGAAATTAAAGACAAGTATGATATTGACGATCTTCTCGAAGTGACGAGGATACTCAGAAGCGAGAACGGCTGTCCGTGGGACAGAGAGCAGGATCATAAGTCGGTCAGGATGAATGTTCTGGAGGAGGCTTATGAGGTGATGGAGGCTATCGACGCAGATGACGCCGCAATGCTTAAAGAAGAACTCGGAGATTTGCTTTTTCAGGCGGTTTTTCACTGCGAGATCGAAAAAGAGCGTGGCAGGTTTGAATTCAACGATATATGCGATGATGTCACAAAGAAGATGATATATCGTCATCCGCACGTTTTCGGAGATGTGAACGTCAACAATTCGGATGATGTTCTTAAAAACTGGGACAAGCTCAAAAAGAAATCCAAGCATCAGGACACCGTTGCGGATACACTTGACAGCGTGCCGATGGTACTGCCTGCGCTTATGCGTGGCGAGAAGGTTTTCAAGCGTGCGTCAAATGCGGGCGTAGCGCTTTCCGGTACAAGCGAAGCCGTTGATCTTGTGAAAGAAAAGCTCGCAAGCCTTGAGTTAGCTATTAATGACAAAAACGAGGCACTTACCGAAGATAATTTTGGGGAACTTTTACTCTCTTGCTGTATTTTATCACGTTTTATCAAAAAAGATTGCGAAAAAGCCTTGACTTTTGCTGTAAATAAGTTTATAATGCGTTTTAGAGAGCTTGAGAGTAATACGAGGTCGCAAGGCAAAACGCTCGACAATCTGTCAGATGAGCAGATAAAAGCGCTGTTTTTAAATTCTGATTAA
- a CDS encoding polysaccharide biosynthesis protein, whose protein sequence is MKNTYVKNTIILFVSMVISKIVGAVFKIPLTNILGGIGMGYYSTAYSLYTPVFAMTAAAVPTVIIKAVADNIALRRFANAQKVLRTAVVIFGATGLIGTAAILALARPFSDTVAQSPQSVWGIIAIAPSVFLCCISSVYKGYYEGCCNMMPSAVSQVAESVCRAVTGLSVSHLIIEYGMKCYAGGESVFGVIAGSESEAVDIIMPYAAAGAVLAVTVSELCALVCLLVRKKVCKRIIDTSAGDTSTDRVAVIAKRLIKSCIPVSAAAIVVNLSSFIDLITIPRCLNFALSSDPGYFTACFSDIIKAQGGAVRLANFMYGSYTGLSWTMFMLIPSFTAMFGRSALPQIAGAWTLGNRKEFERKVTVVLRSNFVIGFPLYLGLSAMSRQILEFLFSGRQQEVSVSATSLFILGLGGVFLTLSSTFISIFQVIGRSDLPVKLMLPGCAVKLIFNVFTISVPAININGAAVSTVIMYAAVALGGYFALENVTGIDFHIIRRMAVPLSAGIVCAVVSRIVYGFVRESVNAVTALFLPIASGGAVYIILLIIFNEINLKSLLNRQKRKKF, encoded by the coding sequence TTGAAAAATACCTATGTAAAAAACACAATAATCCTCTTTGTTTCGATGGTGATAAGCAAGATAGTCGGCGCTGTTTTCAAGATACCGCTCACCAATATACTCGGCGGTATCGGAATGGGCTACTACTCGACTGCGTACAGCCTCTACACACCTGTTTTCGCTATGACTGCGGCGGCTGTTCCCACCGTTATAATAAAAGCGGTTGCGGATAACATAGCTTTACGCAGATTTGCAAATGCGCAAAAGGTGCTGAGAACGGCTGTCGTGATATTCGGAGCGACAGGTCTTATCGGCACTGCGGCAATACTGGCACTTGCACGGCCGTTTTCGGATACGGTCGCACAATCTCCGCAGAGCGTATGGGGAATAATCGCAATAGCACCGTCGGTTTTTCTGTGCTGTATATCATCGGTATATAAGGGCTATTACGAAGGGTGCTGTAATATGATGCCGTCGGCTGTGTCGCAGGTCGCAGAATCGGTCTGCCGTGCCGTGACAGGACTTTCTGTGTCGCATCTTATAATAGAATACGGAATGAAATGCTATGCAGGCGGCGAAAGTGTATTCGGAGTTATCGCAGGAAGTGAAAGCGAGGCTGTGGATATAATAATGCCTTATGCGGCGGCAGGTGCGGTTCTTGCCGTTACGGTGAGCGAGCTGTGTGCACTCGTTTGCCTGCTTGTGAGGAAAAAAGTCTGCAAAAGGATTATTGATACATCTGCGGGCGATACCTCGACAGACAGGGTGGCAGTAATCGCAAAACGTCTGATAAAATCCTGCATTCCTGTTTCCGCCGCCGCAATAGTTGTGAATCTGTCCTCGTTCATCGACCTTATCACGATACCACGCTGCCTTAATTTTGCACTTTCGTCCGATCCGGGATATTTTACGGCGTGTTTTTCGGATATAATAAAAGCACAGGGCGGTGCTGTGCGGCTTGCAAACTTTATGTACGGCAGTTATACCGGTCTTTCGTGGACGATGTTCATGCTGATACCTTCTTTCACGGCTATGTTCGGCAGGAGCGCACTGCCGCAGATAGCAGGTGCGTGGACGCTCGGTAACAGGAAGGAATTCGAACGCAAGGTGACGGTTGTTCTGCGTTCAAACTTTGTTATCGGGTTTCCGCTGTATCTCGGGCTGTCGGCTATGAGCAGGCAGATACTTGAGTTTTTGTTTTCGGGCAGACAGCAGGAGGTGTCGGTGAGTGCGACATCGCTCTTTATACTGGGGCTTGGCGGTGTTTTTCTGACCTTGTCATCTACGTTTATTTCAATATTTCAGGTCATCGGGCGGTCGGATCTTCCTGTGAAACTCATGCTGCCGGGCTGTGCGGTAAAGCTGATATTCAATGTGTTTACAATATCTGTACCGGCTATCAATATAAACGGGGCGGCTGTTTCAACGGTAATTATGTATGCGGCGGTTGCACTGGGAGGATATTTTGCACTTGAAAATGTCACCGGGATAGATTTTCACATTATCAGAAGAATGGCTGTTCCTCTGAGTGCGGGGATAGTATGCGCTGTCGTATCACGCATTGTGTATGGCTTTGTCCGGGAAAGCGTCAATGCTGTGACGGCTCTGTTTTTGCCGATAGCTTCGGGCGGTGCGGTTTATATAATTTTACTGATAATCTTCAACGAGATTAATCTTAAATCTTTGCTAAATCGACAAAAAAGAAAAAAATTCTGA
- a CDS encoding DUF6033 family protein, producing MKRYGKGGIIMSAVNTNYEYKPAYSVSATDKADKSKETSTVRLSTDAQKYLEQLKGKYKNVDFIVADFSSDEEAQKHLATGKGEYNCVITPDTLEKMATDETERAKFEGIIDKAIGELPEIRKQLGDDSENVTKLGISVDSEGNVSYYALIKESLKKNENVEKAKEKAAEKKAEEAKKEEKEEYEERLVTASSVEELIKLIKAAYSEKSDDRFEKSDKNDDALKIDRVDFSGGKAQPAYEQYVPSAVPEEKHPFDFKA from the coding sequence ATGAAAAGGTACGGAAAGGGTGGTATTATTATGTCTGCCGTAAACACAAATTATGAATACAAGCCTGCTTACAGCGTAAGTGCAACGGACAAAGCCGACAAGTCGAAGGAAACCTCAACGGTCAGACTCAGCACGGATGCACAGAAATATCTTGAACAGCTTAAAGGCAAATATAAGAACGTTGATTTTATTGTGGCTGATTTTTCTTCGGATGAGGAGGCACAGAAGCATCTTGCAACAGGAAAGGGCGAGTATAACTGCGTCATAACTCCCGATACTCTTGAAAAAATGGCTACGGACGAAACCGAAAGGGCTAAATTCGAAGGTATTATTGATAAGGCTATTGGCGAACTGCCCGAAATAAGAAAACAGCTCGGCGATGATTCGGAAAATGTTACAAAGCTCGGTATCAGCGTTGACAGCGAGGGCAACGTTTCGTATTACGCACTTATAAAGGAAAGCCTTAAAAAGAACGAAAACGTTGAAAAAGCCAAAGAAAAAGCCGCCGAAAAAAAGGCGGAGGAAGCTAAGAAAGAGGAAAAAGAGGAATATGAGGAACGGCTTGTGACGGCTTCTTCGGTAGAAGAACTGATAAAGCTGATTAAGGCGGCATATTCCGAGAAATCCGATGATCGCTTTGAAAAGAGTGATAAGAATGACGATGCGCTTAAAATCGACAGGGTAGACTTCAGCGGCGGAAAGGCACAGCCGGCATATGAACAGTATGTTCCGTCTGCCGTTCCCGAAGAAAAGCATCCGTTTGACTTCAAGGCATAA
- a CDS encoding spore coat protein, which produces MIDEKNRLNELLRAENSLAQKYAVILCSAVSGDIRTKLTFNQRGINEAASFIIDEMNSRGWNVPKSVMPPKN; this is translated from the coding sequence ATGATTGACGAGAAAAACCGCCTGAATGAGCTTCTGAGGGCTGAAAATTCGCTTGCACAGAAATATGCCGTGATACTTTGCAGTGCGGTGAGCGGCGATATAAGAACAAAGCTGACATTCAACCAGCGAGGCATAAACGAAGCGGCATCGTTTATTATTGACGAAATGAATTCACGGGGGTGGAACGTGCCGAAAAGCGTAATGCCGCCGAAAAACTAA
- a CDS encoding PA2169 family four-helix-bundle protein → MSDMLSYEAVQLKKLLAEEKDIQNRYISAAEEISDPQLKEKLQKCAAVHGSHISVINGLTGEKND, encoded by the coding sequence ATGAGCGATATGTTATCATACGAGGCTGTACAGCTTAAAAAGCTGCTTGCCGAGGAAAAGGATATACAAAACAGGTATATTTCCGCCGCCGAAGAAATATCCGATCCTCAGCTTAAGGAAAAGCTGCAGAAATGCGCCGCTGTACACGGCAGTCACATCAGCGTTATAAACGGACTTACGGGGGAGAAGAATGATTGA
- the lepA gene encoding translation elongation factor 4, which yields MQEIRNFCIIAHIDHGKSTLADRILEQTETVAHREMEEQILDNMDLERERGITIKARAVRLRYKADDGETYVFNLIDTPGHVDFNYEVSRSLNACEGAILVVDATQGIEAQTLANTYLAIEQDLELVPVINKIDLPSAHPDEVKEEIETVIGIPADEAPLISAKMGINIKEVMEQVVKNVPAPKGDPNAPLKALIFDSYYDAYKGVIVYVRIKDGTLKPGDRIRMMATGAEFDVVDVGYMGAKALENAKELRAGEVGYIAASIKSIGDTKVGDTVTLVSNPAKEALAGYRNVNPMVYSGIYPADGAKYGDLRDALEKLQLNDASLTFEPETSIALGFGFRCGFLGLLHMEIIQERLEREYNLDLVTTAPSVVYKITKTDGETIFIDNPTNYPDPSEIEVAEEPMVKANIYTPSEYVGSIMDLCQERRGTFKDMKYLDLNRVEMHYDLPLNEIVYDFFDALKSRTKGYASYDYEMSGFVPSRLVKLDILLNGEVVDALSFVVHADKAYARARKIAEKLKDNIPRQLFEVPIQAAVGGKIIARETVKAMRKDVLAKCYGGDITRKKKLLEKQKEGKKRMRQLGSVEVPQEAFMAVLKLDE from the coding sequence ATGCAGGAGATACGCAACTTCTGTATCATTGCGCACATAGATCACGGAAAGTCCACTCTGGCGGACAGGATACTCGAACAGACCGAAACGGTCGCACACAGAGAAATGGAAGAACAGATACTGGACAATATGGATCTTGAGCGTGAAAGAGGCATCACGATCAAAGCCCGTGCGGTAAGGCTGAGATACAAAGCCGATGACGGCGAAACCTACGTTTTCAATCTTATAGATACACCCGGTCACGTCGACTTCAACTATGAAGTATCACGTTCGCTGAATGCCTGCGAGGGTGCAATACTTGTAGTAGACGCAACACAGGGCATTGAGGCGCAGACTCTCGCCAACACCTATCTTGCAATCGAACAGGACCTTGAGCTTGTTCCCGTAATAAACAAAATCGACCTGCCCTCTGCCCATCCCGATGAAGTAAAGGAAGAAATTGAAACGGTAATAGGCATACCTGCCGATGAAGCTCCGCTTATTTCCGCAAAAATGGGCATAAACATAAAGGAAGTAATGGAGCAGGTGGTAAAGAACGTTCCCGCTCCCAAGGGAGATCCTAACGCTCCTCTGAAAGCGCTTATCTTTGACAGCTACTATGACGCTTATAAAGGTGTTATCGTTTATGTAAGAATAAAGGACGGCACATTAAAACCGGGCGACAGGATAAGAATGATGGCTACCGGTGCTGAGTTCGATGTTGTAGATGTCGGATATATGGGTGCAAAGGCTCTTGAGAACGCAAAGGAGCTTCGTGCAGGCGAGGTCGGATATATAGCCGCATCTATAAAGTCGATAGGCGATACAAAGGTCGGTGATACGGTCACTCTTGTAAGCAACCCTGCAAAAGAAGCCCTTGCAGGCTACCGTAACGTAAACCCGATGGTATACAGCGGTATCTATCCTGCTGACGGTGCAAAGTACGGCGATCTGCGTGACGCTCTGGAAAAGCTCCAGCTTAACGATGCTTCGCTTACATTCGAGCCGGAAACCTCTATAGCGCTCGGCTTCGGTTTCCGTTGCGGATTCTTAGGACTTCTGCATATGGAAATCATTCAGGAACGACTTGAACGTGAATATAATCTTGACCTTGTTACCACCGCACCGTCTGTTGTATACAAGATAACAAAGACAGACGGCGAAACTATCTTTATTGATAACCCCACGAACTACCCTGACCCATCCGAAATAGAAGTGGCGGAAGAGCCTATGGTAAAGGCGAATATCTACACTCCGTCTGAGTATGTCGGCAGTATAATGGATCTGTGTCAGGAAAGACGAGGCACATTCAAGGATATGAAATACCTTGATCTTAACCGTGTTGAGATGCACTACGATCTTCCGCTGAACGAAATAGTATACGACTTCTTCGATGCTCTGAAATCACGCACAAAGGGCTATGCAAGCTATGATTATGAAATGTCGGGATTTGTTCCGTCACGTCTTGTAAAGCTTGATATACTCCTTAACGGCGAGGTTGTCGATGCGCTCTCGTTCGTTGTTCATGCGGATAAGGCTTATGCAAGGGCAAGAAAAATCGCAGAAAAATTAAAGGATAACATTCCCCGTCAGCTGTTTGAGGTACCTATTCAGGCGGCGGTCGGCGGCAAAATTATTGCAAGAGAAACCGTAAAGGCTATGCGTAAGGACGTGCTTGCAAAGTGCTACGGCGGCGATATTACCCGTAAGAAGAAACTGCTCGAAAAGCAGAAAGAGGGTAAGAAACGTATGCGTCAGCTCGGCAGTGTCGAAGTTCCGCAGGAAGCGTTTATGGCAGTGCTTAAGCTTGATGAATAA
- the hemW gene encoding radical SAM family heme chaperone HemW, with product MNKGLYIHIPFCLSKCPYCDFYSVAFDSDTANRYKDAVIRNLRCYLSQDENLRFDTVYFGGGTPILLWREICDIMDEIQPYIASDAEITVEANPCCTDENALCSLKTHNVNRISFGLQSGNDNELKALGRKHNSKVGADAVKMAYKAGFYNISGDIMLGIPLQTSDSLIETISYMTSLPLSHISAYMLKIEPDTPFSKRHLILPDEDGYANIYLETVERLSDKGFRQYEISNFAKTGAESRHNLRYWRCEEYLGIGPAAHSYFNGERFAVGRDLRAFIESEVQPAIITERECGDYEEWAMLKLRLSEGLDFDTAEKRFGVTKDDILKKCRLIPDDLYKTDDKTISLTPKGFLVSNAVIGILTDI from the coding sequence ATGAATAAAGGGCTTTATATCCATATCCCGTTCTGCCTGTCAAAATGCCCCTACTGCGACTTCTACTCGGTAGCTTTTGACAGCGATACGGCGAACAGATACAAGGACGCAGTGATAAGAAATCTGCGCTGTTATCTGTCGCAGGACGAAAATCTCAGGTTTGACACGGTGTACTTCGGAGGAGGTACACCGATACTGCTTTGGCGTGAGATATGTGATATTATGGACGAAATTCAGCCGTACATCGCCTCAGACGCAGAAATTACCGTTGAAGCAAATCCTTGCTGTACCGATGAAAACGCACTTTGTTCATTAAAAACGCACAACGTGAACAGGATTTCATTTGGCTTGCAGAGCGGTAATGATAACGAGCTTAAAGCGCTCGGCAGAAAGCATAACAGCAAGGTCGGCGCAGATGCTGTAAAAATGGCATACAAAGCAGGCTTTTATAATATTTCGGGCGACATAATGCTCGGAATACCGCTTCAGACAAGCGACAGCCTTATTGAAACGATAAGCTATATGACTTCCCTGCCGCTAAGTCACATTTCGGCGTATATGCTGAAAATCGAGCCGGATACGCCGTTTTCAAAGCGACACCTTATTCTTCCTGATGAAGACGGATACGCAAATATTTATCTCGAAACGGTAGAACGTCTTTCAGATAAAGGCTTCAGACAATACGAGATAAGCAATTTTGCAAAGACAGGTGCGGAAAGCAGGCACAATCTCAGATACTGGCGGTGCGAGGAATATCTCGGCATAGGTCCCGCCGCACATTCTTATTTCAACGGGGAACGTTTCGCTGTCGGACGTGACCTCAGAGCGTTTATCGAAAGCGAGGTTCAGCCTGCCATTATAACAGAGCGTGAATGCGGCGACTACGAAGAATGGGCAATGCTGAAATTGAGGCTCAGCGAGGGACTTGATTTTGATACGGCTGAAAAACGTTTCGGCGTAACAAAAGACGATATATTAAAAAAGTGCAGGCTGATTCCCGACGACCTGTATAAAACGGACGATAAGACGATAAGCCTTACCCCGAAGGGATTTCTGGTATCAAATGCCGTTATCGGCATATTAACGGATATATGA
- a CDS encoding glycogen/starch/alpha-glucan phosphorylase yields MIFGGTMNKELLKADIESVLSDKYEVTADKAQPYQLHEALSSAIMKQIAPVWKDSRKAHLATRRACYFSAEFLVGRAIYNNLLCLGVEDDAREVLSSLGAKLSDLEEIEDAALGNGGLGRLAACFLDSAATLSLPLDGYGIRYKYGLFKQSIVDGFQKEEADDWTKYGDPWSRRNESDKVIINFADQSVVAVPYDMPIVAYGTKNIGTLRLWQAEPVNTFDFLKFNAQDYVNASIEQIKAEDISRVLYPNDDTREGKILRFKQQYFFCAASLADIVKKHKAAGYDIEKLYEKVTIQLNDTHPVISIPELIRILVDNEGLSFEKALEIAKKTFNYTNHTVMAEAMEKWGLDIVKEVLPEIYDIILQINEAFVAEMYAKDMPKGKTDYMKMISGGVVHMAKMAVYCSSYTNGVAALHTEILKNDVLKDWYQLFPEKFQNKTNGITPRRWIALCNKELSSLITEQLGDNSWVTDLSRLKTLERLRGDNNMMQRFMDIKQEKKNQLAAYMKAKDGIEVDVNSIFDIQIKRLHEYKRQLLNAFSILYIYFGIKDGSIKNFYQTTFIFGAKSAPGYMRAKAIIKYINEIGRLINADEEVNKLIKVVFVQNYNVSYAEKLVTAADISEQISTAGTEASGTGNMKFMLNGTVTLGTYDGANVEIVQEAGESNNYIFGARVEELEKIMKDYDPRKLISKNPKIKRVLDTLIDGTVSDGGTGDFKELYFALTDGASWHVPDHYYLLGDLESYVEAKLKANSDYANSRLDFARKCWANMCFSGKFSSDRTISDYAKEIWKIEPVQL; encoded by the coding sequence ATGATTTTTGGAGGAACTATGAACAAGGAATTACTTAAAGCCGATATTGAATCGGTACTTTCCGACAAGTATGAAGTTACAGCGGACAAGGCACAGCCCTATCAACTGCACGAAGCGCTTTCATCTGCGATAATGAAACAGATAGCGCCTGTCTGGAAAGACAGCAGAAAGGCTCATCTTGCCACACGCAGAGCGTGCTATTTCTCAGCCGAATTTTTAGTAGGCAGAGCCATTTACAATAACCTGCTCTGTCTTGGTGTTGAGGACGATGCGAGAGAGGTTCTTTCCTCGCTCGGCGCAAAGCTGTCTGACCTTGAAGAAATTGAAGATGCCGCACTCGGAAACGGCGGTCTCGGCAGACTTGCGGCTTGCTTTTTAGACAGCGCCGCTACATTGTCTTTACCGCTTGACGGCTACGGAATACGTTATAAGTACGGACTTTTCAAGCAGTCTATTGTTGACGGATTTCAGAAAGAAGAGGCTGACGACTGGACTAAGTACGGCGACCCGTGGAGCAGAAGAAACGAAAGCGACAAGGTAATTATAAACTTTGCGGATCAGTCAGTTGTTGCAGTGCCTTACGATATGCCGATTGTCGCATACGGTACAAAAAACATAGGCACGCTCCGTCTGTGGCAGGCTGAGCCTGTGAATACATTCGATTTTCTCAAGTTCAATGCACAGGACTATGTAAACGCAAGCATAGAACAGATAAAGGCTGAGGATATTTCGAGAGTGCTTTATCCTAATGACGATACAAGAGAGGGCAAGATTCTCCGCTTCAAGCAGCAGTATTTCTTCTGTGCGGCTTCTCTTGCCGATATTGTGAAAAAGCACAAGGCGGCAGGATATGACATTGAAAAGCTGTACGAAAAGGTAACTATTCAGCTTAACGATACCCACCCCGTCATATCTATCCCAGAGCTTATAAGAATACTTGTAGATAACGAAGGTCTTTCATTCGAAAAGGCTCTTGAAATTGCCAAAAAGACATTCAACTACACAAACCACACCGTAATGGCTGAGGCTATGGAAAAGTGGGGACTTGATATAGTAAAGGAAGTCCTGCCCGAAATTTACGATATTATTTTACAGATAAACGAAGCTTTCGTTGCCGAAATGTACGCAAAGGATATGCCCAAGGGCAAGACTGACTATATGAAGATGATTTCCGGCGGCGTTGTACATATGGCTAAGATGGCGGTTTACTGCTCAAGCTACACAAACGGCGTTGCGGCGCTCCATACCGAGATACTTAAGAACGATGTTTTAAAGGACTGGTATCAGCTTTTCCCTGAGAAATTCCAGAACAAGACAAACGGCATTACCCCAAGACGCTGGATTGCCCTTTGCAACAAGGAGTTATCATCGCTCATAACCGAACAGCTCGGCGATAATTCGTGGGTGACAGACCTTTCAAGGCTGAAAACGCTTGAAAGACTTCGTGGCGACAACAATATGATGCAGAGATTCATGGATATAAAGCAGGAGAAGAAGAATCAGCTTGCCGCATATATGAAGGCAAAGGACGGCATTGAGGTTGACGTAAACAGCATTTTTGATATTCAGATAAAGCGTCTGCACGAATATAAGAGACAGCTTCTCAATGCGTTCAGCATCCTTTATATCTACTTTGGCATCAAGGACGGAAGCATAAAGAACTTCTACCAGACCACGTTTATTTTCGGTGCTAAATCCGCTCCCGGATATATGAGGGCAAAGGCTATCATCAAGTATATAAACGAGATAGGCAGACTTATCAATGCCGATGAAGAAGTAAACAAGCTGATAAAGGTCGTATTCGTGCAGAATTACAACGTTTCCTATGCGGAAAAGCTGGTTACTGCCGCCGATATTTCAGAGCAGATTTCTACCGCAGGAACAGAAGCGTCCGGTACGGGAAATATGAAGTTTATGCTCAACGGCACTGTTACTCTCGGCACATATGACGGTGCAAATGTAGAAATAGTGCAGGAGGCAGGCGAAAGCAACAACTACATCTTCGGTGCAAGGGTCGAGGAGCTTGAAAAGATAATGAAGGACTATGACCCGAGAAAGCTTATCAGCAAGAACCCGAAAATCAAGCGGGTGCTTGATACGCTTATTGACGGCACGGTGAGCGATGGCGGAACAGGCGATTTCAAGGAGCTTTACTTTGCTCTGACAGACGGCGCAAGCTGGCACGTTCCCGATCATTACTACCTGCTCGGCGACCTTGAATCCTACGTTGAGGCAAAGCTGAAGGCAAACAGCGACTATGCAAACTCCCGTCTTGACTTTGCAAGAAAGTGCTGGGCAAATATGTGCTTCTCGGGCAAGTTCAGCTCGGACAGAACGATAAGCGATTACGCCAAGGAGATATGGAAGATAGAGCCGGTACAGCTGTAA
- a CDS encoding VOC family protein codes for MVTGIHHVSFKCSKGEQLKKVIAFYTETLGMMIVRQWGPDWDNPIGVMFDTGNGIIEVFSNAESDLPQGVIRHFALSVTDVDELADRIEKAGYEVFVKPKNIYIPAENPLVARIAFCYGPLGEQIELFCEQ; via the coding sequence ATGGTAACAGGTATACACCACGTTTCATTCAAATGCAGTAAGGGCGAACAGCTTAAAAAGGTTATCGCTTTCTACACCGAAACCCTCGGTATGATGATAGTAAGACAGTGGGGCCCCGATTGGGATAATCCCATCGGGGTTATGTTTGATACGGGAAACGGCATAATCGAGGTTTTCTCAAATGCCGAAAGTGACTTGCCGCAAGGCGTAATAAGGCATTTCGCACTTAGCGTGACAGATGTGGACGAGCTTGCGGACAGGATTGAAAAAGCCGGATATGAGGTATTCGTAAAGCCGAAAAACATTTATATTCCTGCCGAGAATCCGCTTGTAGCAAGGATTGCTTTCTGCTACGGACCGCTCGGCGAGCAGATAGAACTTTTCTGTGAACAGTAA
- a CDS encoding aminoglycoside 6-adenylyltransferase, with protein sequence MNRYDELLKRLLAVCEAQPEIKAVIIVGSQAREISKADEYSDLDLIIACSEPQILLYENNIIGKLGKPVYSFVEDTFAGEKERHILFEKSLDVDMIVMSEDSLVNLLKSHNADFILNRGFSLCYDACGISQLICKSSKITPCDFTALSEESFRNLTNDFMFHIVWAEKKIRRGELWTAIMCVNGYLKTKLITVIEMYEHCIHGTAYDTWHNGRMAEQWAEPFVVDKLGDCFSRYDADDLLSALTATRELFLTLAKECASAYVYTTGIPEIDS encoded by the coding sequence ATGAATCGTTACGACGAACTGCTGAAACGTTTGCTTGCTGTGTGCGAAGCTCAGCCCGAAATAAAGGCAGTAATAATTGTCGGCTCGCAGGCAAGAGAAATTTCAAAGGCGGACGAATATTCCGACCTCGATCTGATTATCGCTTGCTCTGAACCGCAAATTTTGCTTTATGAAAATAATATAATAGGCAAACTGGGTAAGCCTGTATATTCATTTGTTGAAGATACTTTTGCAGGAGAAAAAGAACGCCATATCCTATTCGAAAAATCACTTGATGTCGATATGATTGTTATGTCTGAGGACAGCCTTGTAAATCTACTTAAATCACATAATGCTGATTTTATTCTGAATCGTGGTTTTTCGCTTTGTTATGACGCTTGCGGCATATCACAGCTTATTTGTAAATCATCAAAAATCACACCCTGTGATTTTACCGCTTTATCAGAGGAAAGTTTCCGTAATCTTACAAATGATTTTATGTTCCATATCGTGTGGGCAGAGAAGAAAATCAGACGTGGAGAGCTTTGGACAGCGATAATGTGCGTGAACGGCTATCTCAAGACAAAACTGATCACAGTTATCGAGATGTATGAACATTGCATTCACGGCACCGCTTACGATACATGGCATAACGGCAGAATGGCAGAGCAGTGGGCAGAGCCGTTCGTCGTCGATAAACTTGGCGATTGCTTTTCCCGCTACGATGCGGACGACCTGCTCTCCGCCCTTACAGCCACAAGAGAGCTGTTCCTGACCCTCGCCAAAGAGTGCGCCTCAGCTTACGTCTACACTACCGGCATACCCGAAATCGACAGCTGA